Proteins co-encoded in one Xyrauchen texanus isolate HMW12.3.18 chromosome 19, RBS_HiC_50CHRs, whole genome shotgun sequence genomic window:
- the LOC127660075 gene encoding mediator of RNA polymerase II transcription subunit 19-A-like, protein MTEIFSTLFGQNDTGPAGMGFATGKPPPPMSQAPVSAPIPGQLGDGGHTLRKPGAMNEPFYLLRELPVGNDLTGNTNLITHYNLEHAYNKFCGKKVKEKLSNFLPELPGMIDCPGVQDGSSLRSLIEKPPICGNSFSPLTGALLTGFRLHTGPLPEQYRLMHIQPPKKKSKHKHRHLRPQDPLPPETPSDSDPKKKKKKRDDDPDRKKKKKDKKKKKNRHSPDHPGLTGSQSNSNSLR, encoded by the exons ATGACGGAAATATTTTCAACTCTATTCGGGCAAAATGACACGGGACCGGCAGGTATGGGGTTTGCGACCGGGAAGCCTCCGCCGCCCATGAGCCAAGCGCCTGTGTCGGCTCCGATTCCAGGACAGCTCGGGGATGGCGGGCATACACTGCGAAAACCTGGAGCCATGAACGAACCCTTTTATTTATTACGAGAACTCCCTG TTGGAAACGACCTGACTGGAAACACGAACCTCATCACGCATTATAATCTGGAACACGCGTATAATAAATTCTGTGGCAAGAAAGTGAAGGAGAAGCTGAGCAACTTTTTACCAGAGTTACCAG GTATGATAGACTGTCCAGGTGTTCAGGATGGCAGTTCTCTGCGCTCTCTCATAGAAAAACCTCCAATATGTGGAAACTCCTTCAGCCCATTGACAGGCGCTCTACTCACTGGATTTAGACTGCACACTGGCCCG CTTCCAGAGCAGTACAGACTGATGCACATACAGCCACCAAAGAAAaagagcaaacacaaacacaggcaTCTTCGTCCTCAGGATCCATTACCACCAG AGACCCCTTCAGACTCTGAccccaagaagaagaagaaaaagagggatgaTGACCCTGAtcggaagaagaaaaagaaggacaagaagaaaaaaaag AATCGACATAGTCCTGATCATCCTGGTCTGACTGGCTCCCAATCCAACAGCAACAGCCTGAGATAG
- the LOC127660077 gene encoding polyamine-modulated factor 1-like, with translation MEESEKDSESVSVKSDVCKVVDSDAVSARKSTNRNYSVKSSQWKPRLKLFKKVTEKSLQWLVENASFNRFSHYFQPLSAQNPQLTEAMHKQFVSQLQILVQKEIASVIEEGDLQVKLEELDKLEELVKDASEPAWRPTGIPEQDVCSDLVTNYKKQEEYMCLQLKKLQKENTLLAQKVQAGRETITQTEQHISTAVEEWRASIEDLETFVSTLSSSENFESL, from the exons ATGGAGGAGTCTGAGAAGGACAGTGAATCTGTTTCCGTTAAAAGTGATGTGTGTAAAGTTGTTGACAGTGATGCAGTTTCAGCCCGAAAATCAACTAACCGGAATTATTCGGTTAAATCTTCTCAGTGGAAACCGAGACTCAAACTGTTTAAAAAGGTGACGGAGAAGAGTCTGCAATGGCTGGTAGAGAACGCAAG TTTCAACAGGTTTTCCCACTATTTCCAGCCACTGTCAGCACAAAACCCCCAGCTGACAGAAGCCATGCACAAACAGTTCGTCAGTCAACTACAGATATTAGTGCAG AAAGAAATTGCCAGTGTGATTGAGGAGGGAGACCTGCAGGTGAAGCTGGAAGAGTTGGATAAACTGGAGGAGCTTGTTAAAGATGCATCAGAACCTGCATG gcgTCCAACTGGAATTCCAGAGCAGGATGTGTGTAGTGATTTAGTGACGAATTATAAGAAACAGGAGGAATACATGTGTCTACAGCTGAAGAAACTCCAGAAGGAAAACACACTGCTTGCTCAGAAAGTACAAGCCGGTAGAGAGACCATCACCCAAACAGAGCAGCACATTTCCACAGCAGTAGAAGAATGGAGG GCTTCTATTGAGGATCTTGAAACATTTGTTTCGACTCTTTCCTCTTCTGAAAACTTTGAGTCTCTGTGA